The Acidobacteriota bacterium sequence GATGCGGTCGGTGCGCGCGATGCCGCCGAAAATATTGACCAGCACGGCCTTGACTTCGGGATCGGAGACCAGGATGCGGAAAGCGTTCTTGACCGCCTCCTGGCTCGCCGAGCCGCCGACGTCGAGGAAGTTGGCCGGATCGCCGCCGTAGAGCTTGATGATGTCCATCGTCGCCATGGCGAGCCCGGCGCCGTTGACCATGCAACCGATATTGCCGTCGAGCTTGATGAAGTTGAGACCGAACTTGCTGGCCTCGACCTCCGCCGGATCCTCTTCGGCGAGATCGCGC is a genomic window containing:
- the sucC gene encoding succinate--CoA ligase subunit beta (catalyzes the interconversion of succinyl-CoA and succinate), whose amino-acid sequence is RDLAEEDPAEVEASKFGLNFIKLDGNIGCMVNGAGLAMATMDIIKLYGGDPANFLDVGGSASQEAVKNAFRILVSDPEVKAVLVNIFGGIARTDRIASGVVGAIQELGNVSIPVVVRLEGTNVEQGRKILHEADFDFIVADQMADAAEKAVAAARGEG